One genomic window of Salvelinus alpinus chromosome 9, SLU_Salpinus.1, whole genome shotgun sequence includes the following:
- the hdac10 gene encoding polyamine deacetylase HDAC10 isoform X2, producing MCFPEVESRIYSPACKIEVPERLTVSHTALQEEGLAERCVSVPIRQATDAEILLAHSEEYLEAVKKTPYMSLDELRTFTQQYGDVYFHPNIYHCAKLAIGATLQLVDSVMTGKVRNGMALVRPPGHHSQRSAANGFCVFNNVAIAAHYAKKQYGIKRVLIVDWDVHHGQGVQFAFEDDPSVLYFSWHRYEHQGFWPNLRESDYDSVGKEKGAGFNINVPWNKVGMENSDYLSVFFHVLLPIAYEFSPDLVFVCAGFDSAIGDPEGHMCATPDIFAHLTHLLKSLAGGKLCAVLEGGYNLISLSQSVCQTVQTLLGDPTPQTSELNGPCESALESIQCVRSAHKPYWACLKHTVAPPVSEPSTKRCKLAEKEEGVQAEEGQKEEGDGQKAEEEEVVWMKPPSRLAPPVHTEVAIPADLEVPDRCDRVRSSLAPTLQILQRLRDNFFEGSAEEEALMSLCSVIALFEKMKKQEIRNGLALVPDVSVAMLCAAQHAQMSLTNRLLLVYLGDGEIPTYITEDGKALVVQISSKEPEEQKSRYQVSVCLKKGCSDVAGLMQAVLCLLLPLAYEYDPGLVLLVQGPGSEVGKAAWAQITSLLQGLAQGHTLALIQEGEKEAVGTTAASLLGDPAPSLGPLGAPLPEDMEAMERLRQRLQTHWGLLQNAAAKGKEVEEKGQNQD from the exons ATGTGTTTCCCTGAAGTCGAATCTCGAATTTACAG CCCGGCTTGTAAAATTGAGGTCCCTGAGCGTCTGACTGTCAGTCACACAGCTCTGCAGGAGGAGGGTCTGGCTGAGCGCTGTGTCTCTGTGCCTATACGCCAGGCCACCGACGCAGAGATCCTACTGGCTCACAG TGAGGAGTACCTGGAAGCAGTAAAGAAGACACCATACATGAGCCTTGATGAGCTGAGGACATTCACCCAGCAGTATGGGGATGTCTACTTCCACCCG AACATCTACCATTGTGCCAAGTTGGCCATCGGGGCCACTCTCCAGCTGGTGGACAGTGTGATGACGGGGAAAGTAAGGAACGGCATGGCCTTGGTCAG accccCAGGACACCACAGTCAGCGCAGTGCTGCCAATGGCTTCTGTGTGTTCAACAACGTGGCCATCGCTGCCCATTATGCCAAGAAACAGTACGGTATCAAGAG GGTGTTGATAGTGGACTGGGACGTGCATCACGGACAGGGGGTGCAGTTCGCTTTTGAGGATGACCCAAG TGTGCTGTACTTTTCCTGGCACCGCTATGAGCACCAAGGCTTTTGGCCCAACCTGAGGGAATCAGACTATGACAGTGTGGGCAAGGAGAAGGGTGCTGGCTTCAACATCAACGTACCCTGGAACAAG GTGGGGATGGAGAACAGTGATTACCTTTCTGTCTTCTTCCATGTTCTCCTACCCATCGCATATGAG TTCAGTCCAGATTTGGTCTTTGTGTGTGCAGGCTTTGACTCCGCCATTGGAGACCCAGAG GGTCACATGTGTGCCACCCCAGACATCTTTGCCCACCTGACACACCTCCTGAAGTCCCTGGCTGGGGGGAAACTGTGTGCTGTCCTGGAG GGAGGGTACAACTTGATCTCACTGTCCCAATCAGTGTGCCAGACCGTCCAGACCTTACTCGGAGATCCCACCCCCCAAACGTCAGAACTGAACGGCCCATGTGAGAG TGCTCTGGAGTCCATTCAGTGTGTGAGATCAGCTCACAAGCCGTACTGGGCCTGCCTCAAACacacag TTGCCCCACCCGTGTCGGAGCCCAGCACTAAACGCTGTAAGCTGGCAGAGAAGGAAGAGGGTGTGCAGGCTGAGGAGGGTCAGAAAGAAGAGGGGGATGGTCAGAAagcggaggaagaggaggtggtgtGGATGAAGCCTCCGTCCCGGTTGGCTCCTCCGGTCCACACTGAAGTGGCAATCCCTGCTGACCTGGAGGTCCCTGACAGATGTGACCGTGTGAGGTCATCACTGGCCCCAACTCTTCAGATACTGCAAAGACTAAG GGATAACTTTTTTGAAGGGTCGGCGGAGGAGGAAGCTCTCATGTCTCTCTGCAGCGTCATCGCGCTCTTTGAAAAGATGAAGAAACAAGAG ATTCGTAACGGTCTGGCGCTGGTGCCTGATGTCTCCGTGGCGATGCTGTGTGCCGCGCAGCATGCTCAGATGTCTCTCACCAACCG GTTATTGCTGGTGTACCTGGGGGATGGGGAGATCCCGACATACATCACTGAGGACGG GAAAGCACTCGTGGTGCAGATCAGCAGTAAGGAGCCAGAGGAGCAGAAATCCAGATATCAGGTTTCTGTGTGTCTGAAAAAG GGCTGCAGTGATGTGGCGGGGTTGATGCAGGCTGTGCTGTGCCTGCTCCTGCCTCTGGCCTATGAGTATGACCCTGGGCTGGTGCTGCTGGTGCAGGGGCCAGGCAGTGAGGTGGGGAAGGCAGCCTGGGCACAGATCACCAGCCTACTCCAGGGCCTGGCACAGGGCCACACACTTGCCCTTATACAG GAGGGTGAGAAGGAGGCTGTAGGGACCACAGCAGCCTCTCTGCTGGGGGACCCTGCTCCCTCTCTGGGACCCCTGGGGGCCCCTCTCCCTGAGGACATGGAGGCCatggagagactgagacagaggctGCAGACACACTGGGGACTTCTGCAGAATGCAG CTGCAAAGGGGAAAGAAGTCGAGGAAAAAGGACAGAACCAGGACTGA
- the hdac10 gene encoding polyamine deacetylase HDAC10 isoform X4: MTGKVRNGMALVRPPGHHSQRSAANGFCVFNNVAIAAHYAKKQYGIKRVLIVDWDVHHGQGVQFAFEDDPSVLYFSWHRYEHQGFWPNLRESDYDSVGKEKGAGFNINVPWNKVGMENSDYLSVFFHVLLPIAYEFSPDLVFVCAGFDSAIGDPEGHMCATPDIFAHLTHLLKSLAGGKLCAVLEGGYNLISLSQSVCQTVQTLLGDPTPQTSELNGPCESALESIQCVRSAHKPYWACLKHTVAPPVSEPSTKRCKLAEKEEGVQAEEGQKEEGDGQKAEEEEVVWMKPPSRLAPPVHTEVAIPADLEVPDRCDRVRSSLAPTLQILQRLRDNFFEGSAEEEALMSLCSVIALFEKMKKQEIRNGLALVPDVSVAMLCAAQHAQMSLTNRLLLVYLGDGEIPTYITEDGKALVVQISSKEPEEQKSRYQVSVCLKKGCSDVAGLMQAVLCLLLPLAYEYDPGLVLLVQGPGSEVGKAAWAQITSLLQGLAQGHTLALIQEGEKEAVGTTAASLLGDPAPSLGPLGAPLPEDMEAMERLRQRLQTHWGLLQNAAAKGKEVEEKGQNQD; encoded by the exons ATGACGGGGAAAGTAAGGAACGGCATGGCCTTGGTCAG accccCAGGACACCACAGTCAGCGCAGTGCTGCCAATGGCTTCTGTGTGTTCAACAACGTGGCCATCGCTGCCCATTATGCCAAGAAACAGTACGGTATCAAGAG GGTGTTGATAGTGGACTGGGACGTGCATCACGGACAGGGGGTGCAGTTCGCTTTTGAGGATGACCCAAG TGTGCTGTACTTTTCCTGGCACCGCTATGAGCACCAAGGCTTTTGGCCCAACCTGAGGGAATCAGACTATGACAGTGTGGGCAAGGAGAAGGGTGCTGGCTTCAACATCAACGTACCCTGGAACAAG GTGGGGATGGAGAACAGTGATTACCTTTCTGTCTTCTTCCATGTTCTCCTACCCATCGCATATGAG TTCAGTCCAGATTTGGTCTTTGTGTGTGCAGGCTTTGACTCCGCCATTGGAGACCCAGAG GGTCACATGTGTGCCACCCCAGACATCTTTGCCCACCTGACACACCTCCTGAAGTCCCTGGCTGGGGGGAAACTGTGTGCTGTCCTGGAG GGAGGGTACAACTTGATCTCACTGTCCCAATCAGTGTGCCAGACCGTCCAGACCTTACTCGGAGATCCCACCCCCCAAACGTCAGAACTGAACGGCCCATGTGAGAG TGCTCTGGAGTCCATTCAGTGTGTGAGATCAGCTCACAAGCCGTACTGGGCCTGCCTCAAACacacag TTGCCCCACCCGTGTCGGAGCCCAGCACTAAACGCTGTAAGCTGGCAGAGAAGGAAGAGGGTGTGCAGGCTGAGGAGGGTCAGAAAGAAGAGGGGGATGGTCAGAAagcggaggaagaggaggtggtgtGGATGAAGCCTCCGTCCCGGTTGGCTCCTCCGGTCCACACTGAAGTGGCAATCCCTGCTGACCTGGAGGTCCCTGACAGATGTGACCGTGTGAGGTCATCACTGGCCCCAACTCTTCAGATACTGCAAAGACTAAG GGATAACTTTTTTGAAGGGTCGGCGGAGGAGGAAGCTCTCATGTCTCTCTGCAGCGTCATCGCGCTCTTTGAAAAGATGAAGAAACAAGAG ATTCGTAACGGTCTGGCGCTGGTGCCTGATGTCTCCGTGGCGATGCTGTGTGCCGCGCAGCATGCTCAGATGTCTCTCACCAACCG GTTATTGCTGGTGTACCTGGGGGATGGGGAGATCCCGACATACATCACTGAGGACGG GAAAGCACTCGTGGTGCAGATCAGCAGTAAGGAGCCAGAGGAGCAGAAATCCAGATATCAGGTTTCTGTGTGTCTGAAAAAG GGCTGCAGTGATGTGGCGGGGTTGATGCAGGCTGTGCTGTGCCTGCTCCTGCCTCTGGCCTATGAGTATGACCCTGGGCTGGTGCTGCTGGTGCAGGGGCCAGGCAGTGAGGTGGGGAAGGCAGCCTGGGCACAGATCACCAGCCTACTCCAGGGCCTGGCACAGGGCCACACACTTGCCCTTATACAG GAGGGTGAGAAGGAGGCTGTAGGGACCACAGCAGCCTCTCTGCTGGGGGACCCTGCTCCCTCTCTGGGACCCCTGGGGGCCCCTCTCCCTGAGGACATGGAGGCCatggagagactgagacagaggctGCAGACACACTGGGGACTTCTGCAGAATGCAG CTGCAAAGGGGAAAGAAGTCGAGGAAAAAGGACAGAACCAGGACTGA
- the hdac10 gene encoding polyamine deacetylase HDAC10 isoform X3, translating into MSGPACKIEVPERLTVSHTALQEEGLAERCVSVPIRQATDAEILLAHSEEYLEAVKKTPYMSLDELRTFTQQYGDVYFHPNIYHCAKLAIGATLQLVDSVMTGKVRNGMALVRPPGHHSQRSAANGFCVFNNVAIAAHYAKKQYGIKRVLIVDWDVHHGQGVQFAFEDDPSVLYFSWHRYEHQGFWPNLRESDYDSVGKEKGAGFNINVPWNKVGMENSDYLSVFFHVLLPIAYEFSPDLVFVCAGFDSAIGDPEGHMCATPDIFAHLTHLLKSLAGGKLCAVLEGGYNLISLSQSVCQTVQTLLGDPTPQTSELNGPCESALESIQCVRSAHKPYWACLKHTVAPPVSEPSTKRCKLAEKEEGVQAEEGQKEEGDGQKAEEEEVVWMKPPSRLAPPVHTEVAIPADLEVPDRCDRVRSSLAPTLQILQRLRDNFFEGSAEEEALMSLCSVIALFEKMKKQEIRNGLALVPDVSVAMLCAAQHAQMSLTNRLLLVYLGDGEIPTYITEDGKALVVQISSKEPEEQKSRYQVSVCLKKGCSDVAGLMQAVLCLLLPLAYEYDPGLVLLVQGPGSEVGKAAWAQITSLLQGLAQGHTLALIQEGEKEAVGTTAASLLGDPAPSLGPLGAPLPEDMEAMERLRQRLQTHWGLLQNAAAKGKEVEEKGQNQD; encoded by the exons ATGAGTGG CCCGGCTTGTAAAATTGAGGTCCCTGAGCGTCTGACTGTCAGTCACACAGCTCTGCAGGAGGAGGGTCTGGCTGAGCGCTGTGTCTCTGTGCCTATACGCCAGGCCACCGACGCAGAGATCCTACTGGCTCACAG TGAGGAGTACCTGGAAGCAGTAAAGAAGACACCATACATGAGCCTTGATGAGCTGAGGACATTCACCCAGCAGTATGGGGATGTCTACTTCCACCCG AACATCTACCATTGTGCCAAGTTGGCCATCGGGGCCACTCTCCAGCTGGTGGACAGTGTGATGACGGGGAAAGTAAGGAACGGCATGGCCTTGGTCAG accccCAGGACACCACAGTCAGCGCAGTGCTGCCAATGGCTTCTGTGTGTTCAACAACGTGGCCATCGCTGCCCATTATGCCAAGAAACAGTACGGTATCAAGAG GGTGTTGATAGTGGACTGGGACGTGCATCACGGACAGGGGGTGCAGTTCGCTTTTGAGGATGACCCAAG TGTGCTGTACTTTTCCTGGCACCGCTATGAGCACCAAGGCTTTTGGCCCAACCTGAGGGAATCAGACTATGACAGTGTGGGCAAGGAGAAGGGTGCTGGCTTCAACATCAACGTACCCTGGAACAAG GTGGGGATGGAGAACAGTGATTACCTTTCTGTCTTCTTCCATGTTCTCCTACCCATCGCATATGAG TTCAGTCCAGATTTGGTCTTTGTGTGTGCAGGCTTTGACTCCGCCATTGGAGACCCAGAG GGTCACATGTGTGCCACCCCAGACATCTTTGCCCACCTGACACACCTCCTGAAGTCCCTGGCTGGGGGGAAACTGTGTGCTGTCCTGGAG GGAGGGTACAACTTGATCTCACTGTCCCAATCAGTGTGCCAGACCGTCCAGACCTTACTCGGAGATCCCACCCCCCAAACGTCAGAACTGAACGGCCCATGTGAGAG TGCTCTGGAGTCCATTCAGTGTGTGAGATCAGCTCACAAGCCGTACTGGGCCTGCCTCAAACacacag TTGCCCCACCCGTGTCGGAGCCCAGCACTAAACGCTGTAAGCTGGCAGAGAAGGAAGAGGGTGTGCAGGCTGAGGAGGGTCAGAAAGAAGAGGGGGATGGTCAGAAagcggaggaagaggaggtggtgtGGATGAAGCCTCCGTCCCGGTTGGCTCCTCCGGTCCACACTGAAGTGGCAATCCCTGCTGACCTGGAGGTCCCTGACAGATGTGACCGTGTGAGGTCATCACTGGCCCCAACTCTTCAGATACTGCAAAGACTAAG GGATAACTTTTTTGAAGGGTCGGCGGAGGAGGAAGCTCTCATGTCTCTCTGCAGCGTCATCGCGCTCTTTGAAAAGATGAAGAAACAAGAG ATTCGTAACGGTCTGGCGCTGGTGCCTGATGTCTCCGTGGCGATGCTGTGTGCCGCGCAGCATGCTCAGATGTCTCTCACCAACCG GTTATTGCTGGTGTACCTGGGGGATGGGGAGATCCCGACATACATCACTGAGGACGG GAAAGCACTCGTGGTGCAGATCAGCAGTAAGGAGCCAGAGGAGCAGAAATCCAGATATCAGGTTTCTGTGTGTCTGAAAAAG GGCTGCAGTGATGTGGCGGGGTTGATGCAGGCTGTGCTGTGCCTGCTCCTGCCTCTGGCCTATGAGTATGACCCTGGGCTGGTGCTGCTGGTGCAGGGGCCAGGCAGTGAGGTGGGGAAGGCAGCCTGGGCACAGATCACCAGCCTACTCCAGGGCCTGGCACAGGGCCACACACTTGCCCTTATACAG GAGGGTGAGAAGGAGGCTGTAGGGACCACAGCAGCCTCTCTGCTGGGGGACCCTGCTCCCTCTCTGGGACCCCTGGGGGCCCCTCTCCCTGAGGACATGGAGGCCatggagagactgagacagaggctGCAGACACACTGGGGACTTCTGCAGAATGCAG CTGCAAAGGGGAAAGAAGTCGAGGAAAAAGGACAGAACCAGGACTGA
- the hdac10 gene encoding polyamine deacetylase HDAC10 isoform X1, protein MSSGTALIYDEEMTRYKLLWVDPACKIEVPERLTVSHTALQEEGLAERCVSVPIRQATDAEILLAHSEEYLEAVKKTPYMSLDELRTFTQQYGDVYFHPNIYHCAKLAIGATLQLVDSVMTGKVRNGMALVRPPGHHSQRSAANGFCVFNNVAIAAHYAKKQYGIKRVLIVDWDVHHGQGVQFAFEDDPSVLYFSWHRYEHQGFWPNLRESDYDSVGKEKGAGFNINVPWNKVGMENSDYLSVFFHVLLPIAYEFSPDLVFVCAGFDSAIGDPEGHMCATPDIFAHLTHLLKSLAGGKLCAVLEGGYNLISLSQSVCQTVQTLLGDPTPQTSELNGPCESALESIQCVRSAHKPYWACLKHTVAPPVSEPSTKRCKLAEKEEGVQAEEGQKEEGDGQKAEEEEVVWMKPPSRLAPPVHTEVAIPADLEVPDRCDRVRSSLAPTLQILQRLRDNFFEGSAEEEALMSLCSVIALFEKMKKQEIRNGLALVPDVSVAMLCAAQHAQMSLTNRLLLVYLGDGEIPTYITEDGKALVVQISSKEPEEQKSRYQVSVCLKKGCSDVAGLMQAVLCLLLPLAYEYDPGLVLLVQGPGSEVGKAAWAQITSLLQGLAQGHTLALIQEGEKEAVGTTAASLLGDPAPSLGPLGAPLPEDMEAMERLRQRLQTHWGLLQNAAAKGKEVEEKGQNQD, encoded by the exons ATGTCGTCTGGAACCGCGTTGATTTATGATGAGGAGATGACTCGCTACAAACTGCTATGGGTTGA CCCGGCTTGTAAAATTGAGGTCCCTGAGCGTCTGACTGTCAGTCACACAGCTCTGCAGGAGGAGGGTCTGGCTGAGCGCTGTGTCTCTGTGCCTATACGCCAGGCCACCGACGCAGAGATCCTACTGGCTCACAG TGAGGAGTACCTGGAAGCAGTAAAGAAGACACCATACATGAGCCTTGATGAGCTGAGGACATTCACCCAGCAGTATGGGGATGTCTACTTCCACCCG AACATCTACCATTGTGCCAAGTTGGCCATCGGGGCCACTCTCCAGCTGGTGGACAGTGTGATGACGGGGAAAGTAAGGAACGGCATGGCCTTGGTCAG accccCAGGACACCACAGTCAGCGCAGTGCTGCCAATGGCTTCTGTGTGTTCAACAACGTGGCCATCGCTGCCCATTATGCCAAGAAACAGTACGGTATCAAGAG GGTGTTGATAGTGGACTGGGACGTGCATCACGGACAGGGGGTGCAGTTCGCTTTTGAGGATGACCCAAG TGTGCTGTACTTTTCCTGGCACCGCTATGAGCACCAAGGCTTTTGGCCCAACCTGAGGGAATCAGACTATGACAGTGTGGGCAAGGAGAAGGGTGCTGGCTTCAACATCAACGTACCCTGGAACAAG GTGGGGATGGAGAACAGTGATTACCTTTCTGTCTTCTTCCATGTTCTCCTACCCATCGCATATGAG TTCAGTCCAGATTTGGTCTTTGTGTGTGCAGGCTTTGACTCCGCCATTGGAGACCCAGAG GGTCACATGTGTGCCACCCCAGACATCTTTGCCCACCTGACACACCTCCTGAAGTCCCTGGCTGGGGGGAAACTGTGTGCTGTCCTGGAG GGAGGGTACAACTTGATCTCACTGTCCCAATCAGTGTGCCAGACCGTCCAGACCTTACTCGGAGATCCCACCCCCCAAACGTCAGAACTGAACGGCCCATGTGAGAG TGCTCTGGAGTCCATTCAGTGTGTGAGATCAGCTCACAAGCCGTACTGGGCCTGCCTCAAACacacag TTGCCCCACCCGTGTCGGAGCCCAGCACTAAACGCTGTAAGCTGGCAGAGAAGGAAGAGGGTGTGCAGGCTGAGGAGGGTCAGAAAGAAGAGGGGGATGGTCAGAAagcggaggaagaggaggtggtgtGGATGAAGCCTCCGTCCCGGTTGGCTCCTCCGGTCCACACTGAAGTGGCAATCCCTGCTGACCTGGAGGTCCCTGACAGATGTGACCGTGTGAGGTCATCACTGGCCCCAACTCTTCAGATACTGCAAAGACTAAG GGATAACTTTTTTGAAGGGTCGGCGGAGGAGGAAGCTCTCATGTCTCTCTGCAGCGTCATCGCGCTCTTTGAAAAGATGAAGAAACAAGAG ATTCGTAACGGTCTGGCGCTGGTGCCTGATGTCTCCGTGGCGATGCTGTGTGCCGCGCAGCATGCTCAGATGTCTCTCACCAACCG GTTATTGCTGGTGTACCTGGGGGATGGGGAGATCCCGACATACATCACTGAGGACGG GAAAGCACTCGTGGTGCAGATCAGCAGTAAGGAGCCAGAGGAGCAGAAATCCAGATATCAGGTTTCTGTGTGTCTGAAAAAG GGCTGCAGTGATGTGGCGGGGTTGATGCAGGCTGTGCTGTGCCTGCTCCTGCCTCTGGCCTATGAGTATGACCCTGGGCTGGTGCTGCTGGTGCAGGGGCCAGGCAGTGAGGTGGGGAAGGCAGCCTGGGCACAGATCACCAGCCTACTCCAGGGCCTGGCACAGGGCCACACACTTGCCCTTATACAG GAGGGTGAGAAGGAGGCTGTAGGGACCACAGCAGCCTCTCTGCTGGGGGACCCTGCTCCCTCTCTGGGACCCCTGGGGGCCCCTCTCCCTGAGGACATGGAGGCCatggagagactgagacagaggctGCAGACACACTGGGGACTTCTGCAGAATGCAG CTGCAAAGGGGAAAGAAGTCGAGGAAAAAGGACAGAACCAGGACTGA